TgccttttaggtgcctagaaaatcacaggaacaacatggCGAGCCACAAAGCctaagttaggtacctaaatagtGAATGGAAAGAGACAGGCTCCCTAGCATGTGATCCACAAAAAGTCAGTGTACTGGCTGGGGAGCCAggtaagctagccaatgggagacacggatgagaggggtgtgtcctaagccacATCTCCTCACAGAAATAGGCACATAActttgggctgcagggacacaagGCCCACAAGTAGGAACCCATTTCCTGCAGTCaggtggcttaggtgcctaactcatttaTTGTGAGAATGAGTAAGGTGCCTGTCTCACTCTACACAAAATGACCAGCGCAGGAGGttagttcagtggttagagcatgcacctgggatgcaggagggtcaTTGGAGGAGagggactggaccctgggtcttctaaccaccaggctacagagtctttctctctctggaccaatgattctttaaatatttatacacaccAGAAGAGCTTCAACAAGAAAGACTAAGGGAGCCCACCTCACAACATTCTGTAtctcagtggttaaagcactctcctgagagagTGTTCAAATCTTCTCCCCCAGTCAGGCAGTCTTAGTAAACCTGCTCTCTTTCAACAATAGATTCAGCCCTTCTGAAAGCAAGCAAAAGTTTCATGACTGAAGTAGAGTTACACCTCCTGTCCCCAGTACTTACGTTGGGAAAAATGCACATATAGAACTTGTCAATGTTGCAATTCACTTTGAAAAATGAACATATCTGGATTATTAACTAGCTACAATAGTATACTTTTTCAAACCTGAGTTATTTTTCAGGAGTGTGAAAAGAAGGGTGTGTATCACTTTGATTTATCAACAGCAGGTGTTAAAGTACATTATATTTGAAGCAAAAATCACTGCTATCTGTGTACATTTATGACTTTTCAAGGAATTGTACAGCATGTTTCTGTTGTGAAAAACAACTGCTTTGGTCAGGGAGCTGCGTTCAAAtcagtggtggtggtgaagaTAATGGTATATTTTCAGCAATGCCATCAGCCCAGAAGGTGCCCCATTGGATAGTGCATttgactggaagtcaggagaccttaATTTTGTTCCCAGTTTTGTTAGTGGCTTTCTGTGTAGATGCTTCATCTCTCTGTACTTTGGAGACTTGCCTTTCTTTGTAAAGTAGTTTGAGATGAAAAGTATTACATAAGTAGTATTACTCAGCACTTCTATTATAATGTACAGAACTGCAATTGAAAAGTGAAATTTCAAAGTACAATCCTGGTTTTTAATCATCACATCATTTGTAAATTCTGTTTGTAGCCTGTCTGCAGAAAGTGAATGAAACCCTTGAGTCCAAACCACACCAGTATCACACAGACATGCAAACATAATAGTAACATGGGTCTTgtctatattttcatttttagtgGTGTTTTAACACTTTTATTAATATGATTGTAAATGCTTGATGCTGAATGAACATTTGTTCCAGGACACAGACATATGCTGCTAATCAAGCTTAACTCAAAGCCTAGGCTAGGGTTTACACTAGAATTTACAAATGTGTTAGCACAGGGTAACATGTTAAAACACAACTAAAAATGACAAGCATAGACAAGCCTGGGTTTTCAAAATCACCATTCCCTATATATGACTCCTTACCGATTACAAACCCTACATCCATACAACTACGTACTGTATCCATAAAACAAGCTTTAATTTCAGCTTCTTCAAAATTCAAAGTCTGGGTCTACTTAAGGCTGCTCCAATTGTTGTGACTGGTAAAACTCACAATTTTCTACCAGACCAGCATCAGATCATCAATCTTTGCAACCCTACCTCCATCTAGTGGCGTTCTCTATGTCCTGCAATAAataccaactttttttttctcaaatctagaaaaaataaaacatcagCTAAACAAGAAGAGGCAAAGCTCTGTGCTTAATTTTTATGAATGGAATACATTTCAAGATGTTTAATCTTATACAGTTTGCAaacttaattattattaaaatcagACATTCTTCCTACACTATAAATCTACAACAGCCAACGTATCTAGCAGCATTTTTGTTTGTTACTGTGATGTATTTTCTGTAGGTCCTCTCCTTTAAATAGCTCTGCTTCTAAAAGGCCTAACACTGGCACCATGTAGAAATGTGGCAAAGGAAAGGTTAATTAGTGCAATGTGCATACTCCATGTCCAATATACTGACTTGCACAAACCTTTCAGATACAATAACAGTTAAAAACCCACCCCCACTTTTAATTATAGTGGCCACAGGCGGTTTACAAGGTTGCAAAGAATTATTACATAGTTTGCCATAAGCCACAGAAACTGGATGTTCCTAGCCTTGAGCTAGAACCAGTTCTAACAGTGCAATCTGGTAAAAAAGGCAGTTTACCCAACTACCTTTACCTGGCCTATAAAACATGTGGAAGACCCAAAAGGTGGGACAACAAAGGAGGAGGTGTGTGTTTATTTAATTGATTTTAcccaaaatattatttctttagcTTGTGATAGAGCCTCAAATGTGCTAGGGACTTTCCAAAGGCAGGGGAAGACCCAATCCCTGCCCAGAAGCATGTGCAGTCTCAAATGGGGGTTCTTAAAGGGGGGTCCTGACCCCTAACTCTCAGTTATTACAAGGGGAGTTGccagctgtcagcctctaccccaaacccggctttgcctccagcatttataatggtattagaTATATTAAAGCGTGTTTTTAAtttcggggggggggcacactcagaggcttgctatgtgaaaggggtcactagtacaaaagtttgagaaccactggtctaaacagCTAAaggaagaggatggagctggagtTTCCCATAGCTTCTGCTGCCTCGGACGCTATTTCAGGCGGCCAGGGGGCGGGCGAAGCAGGGGAGCAGGCGTCAGGACTCACTCGGTTTACCCCTGGGTGACCCTGAGCCACGCTCTTGGCCTCCCTTCCCCGCCTGGGCGCTGCTCCCCTACctcaggcagggcctggggcgggcAGGCGGCGCTTGCAGCAGCCCCGCTTTGAGTGACCCTGGGACGAAACGTGCGAGCTACCGCCGGAGCCGGGCGGCTTATGGAGCCGCCCTAACAGCCAGCGAGGGGAGAGCGGCGCCGCGCAGGGCCAGGAACGCCCTGAGCCTTCGCCCCCCGCCTTCCGCTCCCCCGGGGGGTGCCCTGCGGCCCAGCTCCGGGCTGCTCGGCCCCTCTCCCCGCgcctctgcccagagccccgcGGCGGCCGAGCTCTcgcccccagccccggccgcgcTGCTGTCCCCCGGGCTgccgctcctccctcccccgccccgagcTCCTATGGCAACGGGCGGGGCGCGGCCGGCAGAGCCGGGgcagaggcggcggcggcggcggcatgAGGGAGGCGGCCGCGGAGCCCCAGCAGGAGCCGGCGGCCGGGGATGCGGGAAACAGCGTCTGTGCGGAGCCGGCGGGGAGCGGCCACTGCGGCCAGCCCTGTGAGTGGTGGGGCCGCCCCCAGCCTTGGCCAACCCTGCCCTGGTGTGTCTTGGCTCCCGTCCACCCCCTGCAGGGGCACTGCCCAGCCCTGGTGTGTCTTGGCTCCCGTCCATCCCCCTGCAGGggcactgccctgccctggtgTGTCTTGGCTCCCGTCCATCCCCCTGCAGGGGCACTGCCCTGTCCTCGGATCCCAGCTCCCATCCACTGCCCTGCCGTCGGGTCTCatctccccatccatcccccagcagggctggtgccctaccccacccctgtggTCACATGTCCCATTCATTCCCCCTGCAAAGGGCACTGTCCTGCCCTGGAATCCCATCTCACTATCCATCCCCCTTCAAGTGGGACTGCCTGCTCTGTGGGCACAGCCTTGGCCCTGGTGGTGTCACTCCAGCCCTCTTCGGGGGGGCACGGTGTCTCACCCCATCTTTTCCAGCCCTTCAATGTGGGTGAGATTGCCTCCCCATGGGGTCCCAAACAAcccatcatcttcctttccctAGTATAGTCGTTCTCAACGTTTGGTCCATGAACCCCTGATGGTCCACAGACTGTTTAAGGGTTCCATGAAAGACTttgactgaaaactgactgaatcTGTTCAGCTATATATATACAGACaatagattttcaaaggggtccgcacctccatttgaaatgttttaggggtCTGCACATGAAAAAAGATTGAAGACCACTGCCCTagtgcagtggtctccaaagtttttGGATCGTGCACCCCCACGGTGCTGCCgaagaaaggagaggggaagactTACCACAGAGGGGAACACTTGCCGCAGGCGTGCCACCGAAGATGGGAGAGGGGAAGACCTGTCGCGGGCGTGCTGCCAGAGAGGAAGGCCTGCTGCAGTCGTGCAGAGCTGCTACCGAAGAAAAAAAATGGCGAAGTGCCGTCCGGCAGCGCTCCTCCTGCTGCGCACCCCCTGGGATCCTCTGGCTCACCCCCTGGGGTGtgtgcaccccactttggagactaCTGCTCTAGTGGtctccccccttcccagctcaTCGTTCCCTGCAGTGCCTTTCCTTGAGGGTGTTTTCCCATATCTCCCTGTAGGGGCACCTCACTATTCCTGTGTAGTCTCTCCTGCCCCTTCACTCTTCCTCCTGGGGGTCTTTTCCTACCCCATCTGCACCCTGTAGTGAGCAGTAGCCTTCACCAGGGAGTCTCAGACATCCCCACCCTGCCGAGGACTCTGTCTTTTCCTTGGGCAGGAGTGTGACCTGCCCGTTTACCCTGCACTGCCATTCCCCTGGGTTCTCTATGTGCTGGAACAACATCACGGGGTCATGGTGCATGTACGCTGCAAATGGTGGCCCATGACAGCAagtctcaaagcccaggtctacagactctgGCTCGTTGAGCTCACAATACAGTGCTAAAGATAACTGCAGCTCACAGAGGCCCTGGGGAGCGGATAGGGGTAGGGGCTCTAGCACAAGCTGCAATGTCTACATAGCTGTTTTTAGCGCTGtagcatgagcctgagtctgtagacctcGGACTCcaagactcactgccacaggctgCTGTTTGTAGTTTAGATGTACTGTACCATAGTCTCAGAAGTTGCAGTGCCATGTCACGGTGGTTCAGTGAATCCAAGCACAGTCTTGCACTTTCTGAACCCTGCAAAGGTTTGCAAACAGTTCCCCTTTGGCCATAATATTGGGAGCCATGGTGCCACCCAAGCTTGGAATATCTGGACCTGACTGTATACCTCTGGATATCTCTAAATGATGAGAAGTGGGAAGGTGTATTAAAAACACTAATAGAATAGGATAAAACAAGATGTACATTAACAGTTTGGGGCTTTAAAGTAACCAATTTTTTGCAATATGTTTTGCAAACAGGGAAGAAATTTGTATATGTTGAGCCACCTAAGAGAGTTAAGGAAGTACTTGAAGAAGAGCTTTATTTTCGGAGAGATGGATGCCAAATTAAACATCCAGCTGCAGGTAATCTCTATAGTCAGAAAATAAGAAGTGTTTGTTTGGGAAATGGAATCTAAAATGCTGATGAGAGAGTATGCTGAAAACCAGGTCAGTTCATTAAAGCAAAGCCATGATGTTGATTATCATCCTTATGGGAATGTACAGAACTTGGAGAAATCCTTATGGCCCGTTATTTGTTCCATCATTCTAAAACTTGGGGAACATACAGAGTACATAGAAGTCCATGCAATTCATCAGCTTGACATTATGCAACATAGAACCCGGAAAAGACCATGTGATTCAGTAACCTGATATTTCTCAAATTTTCTCGTGGCAAATATACCTATGTTACCTTCTTGACACCATTGCACAGAGAAAATAgctctttccctttgtttcttaaACACTGAGTTCAGCATATTTCTAACTCCATATTTTATGAAATTAAATTGCAGCTACTCAGACTATGGATTTAGGAACTTGTCTGATTTGCTTGTGGTCATGCAAGATGTTTATGCTACTCTTGAATTCCCATTTGAAGTGTAATCACAAGGGGCAGAAGAGTGTTTTAAAATATGACACCTAGACTACAAGAGGCAAAGAGATCTCTGCTTCCCAGTCAGCTCTGCAACTTGCCACGTGGGATATGAATGTTATTTTCAGTGTATCGGTTTCCATGACGTTTCAGTCTTTCCATTGAGCAAATCAGACTGCTACAGAACCAGGATCTGCAGCAACTTTTTAGGGCTTGCATGGCCCCAATGGTACTTTCTGGATAAGACCCAGAGTGTGTTTAAATAAATCCTATGGCAGGTCTCAAAACATACCTTGAGTATCATTTTCTTCAATTAATATGCTTCGGTCTATACCTAGTTAaaatcattttaagaacatatgaTCCGTCTATTTTTAAGTCACATGTTCAAAAACATATCCTTGTGGCTATTTTATTGTTTAAGATCTCTCCAGCCTTGATTTGTGTCTCCCTGAGTCTATTAATAGAGTTTCCCAAATCCCATCATTTGAGACTAAAATTGTCCTGCACAAACAAGGCTACTGTTTCTTCTGTAGCATCCTGTTTTAGCGCTGCTAGTGATTGTATATCACATAAAGAAGGTGCTTCCGTAACAATCATTTTCTGGATAGGTTTCACTTATGCTACTGTTATACTGTACTTTTCCTTTTGATATAGGACTTGGTTttaaaagattagatttttatccatAAATGTTGATTCCACTGTACATACAGAAACTGATAAAAATAATTCCATTAATAATAAGCAAAATTTACCTATAGGCAAAGTAAGATAATGGTAATAGataagagtttgatttaagaatatttactttgaatattttgatatatgatgttgacaatttgttttttaacacctataaaatagggctgtcaaacgattttaaaaaattgcaattaatcaaaagatgaaaaaatagttacaattaattacagttttaattgcactgttaaacaataatagaataccaatttaattatatttggatgtttttctttcttttcaaataatatcgttttcaattacaacacagaatacaaagtgtacagtgcttattttattatttctattacagacatttgcactgtaaaaaagataaaagatagtatttttcagttcacctcatacaagtactatagtgcaatctctttattgtggaagtgtaacttacaaatgtggaattatttatttatttatttttttacataactgcattcaaaaccaaaacaatgtaaaactttagagcctacaaatccactcagtccgcTACTTATTCATCCAATAGCTAAGACAAAtgagtttgtttatatttgtagTTGattaatgctgcctgcttcttatttataatgccacctgaaagtgagaacagtcatttgcatggcattgtagTAGCCGGTGTTGcgaggtatttacgtgccagatatgcctAAACATTCGCATGCCCCTTcgtgcttcgaccaccattccagaggacatgcttccatgctgatggtgctcattaaaaaaataatcttgggGGAGATTTCTAAAGATGCTGTCtggttcttatttacaatgtcacctgaaagtgagaacaggtgtgtTCTACTTGgtacgatccaaagcagtgcgaacCGACGCACCTTCATTTtcggcatctgactcagatgccaccaacagacaGTTGATTTTCTTTGTTGGTGGTTTGGATACTGTAGTttcggagtattgctcttttaagacttccgacaacatgttccacacctcatccctctcagattttggaaggcatttcagctTCTTAAACATGGGGTTgcatgctgtagctatctttagaaatctcacattggtaccttctttgtattttgtcaaatctgcggtgaaagtgttcttaaattgaGCAACATATGTTGGGCCGTCATCTGAGGCttccataacatgaaatatatggcagaatgtgggtaaaaccatgAAGCATCGGAgtcacccgatgaagtgagctgtagctcatgacagcttatgctcagataaattgtttagtctctaaggtgccacaagtactccttttctttttgcgaatacagactaacacggctgttactctgaaacctgtcattaacaggagttgtaagtctgcattcctgatctgttcccggtaaaagcatcacacagatagaagaccctttgttccccccgctccagatttgaaagaattttgtcctctcattggtcattttgggtcaggtgccaactaggttaccttagcttcttaaccctttacaggtgaatgggttttgcctctggccaggagggattttatagcactgtatacagaaaggtggttacccttccctttatatctatgactgcattatttttttttaacaagcatcactGTTCTCACGTTCAGGTAATActataaataagaagtgggcagcattatctcccataaatgtaaacaaacttgtttgtcttagcaattggttgAACAAATAGTAGgacgagtggacttgtaggctctcaagttttacattgttttgtttttgagcacaGCTTTGTAACAGAAAAGTCTACGTTTGTAAGTTGctctttcacgataaagagattgcactataatacttgtatgaggtgaattgaaaaaattctatttcttttgtttatctttttacagagcaaatatttgtaatcgatataataatata
The Eretmochelys imbricata isolate rEreImb1 chromosome 1, rEreImb1.hap1, whole genome shotgun sequence DNA segment above includes these coding regions:
- the C1H11orf97 gene encoding uncharacterized protein C11orf97 homolog, whose protein sequence is MREAAAEPQQEPAAGDAGNSVCAEPAGSGHCGQPWKKFVYVEPPKRVKEVLEEELYFRRDGCQIKHPAAVALEGIWSLKRNFSMGGLKPTSQNRNTLLSQPKYYSRHGGIRR